A genomic window from Chitinophaga pollutisoli includes:
- a CDS encoding family 20 glycosylhydrolase yields the protein MKMKAFIGMWLMAVLTAATVYAVPAADTSISVIPAPQHVRHSNGQFTLNAQTRIVAEPGDEALQQVARDLADAILRQSGLRLKVTAGKSAASNVIILRLRPDTLGDEGYRLRVQPGLASITASRPAGAFYAMQTLLQLLPVQARAKPVLPVLEIIDSPRFGWRGLMLDVGRYYYPVSYIKQYLDYMAMHKLNTFHWHLTEDHGWRIEIKKYPRLTAVGAWRNGTQITNNRINHQPHGGFYTQEEVKEVVAYAQSKFITVVPEIEMPGHSMAALAAYPELSCTGGPFEMPVNWGIRKEVFCAGNEKTFAFLEDVLSEVAELFPGQTIHIGGDECPKDRWKACARCQERIKSNKLKDEHELQSYFITRIEKFLQSKGKRIIGWDEILEGGLAPNAAVMSWRGTQGGIQAAKLLHPVVMTPNHFMYFDYYQGEHYLEPYCISGFVPLRKVYDYEPVPAELTPEESRFILGVQANIWCEYIHSPERATYMTFPRAAALAETGWSSKNRKQWDDFTRRMETQYLRYEQAGIGYAASAYNVAFSVQKDSARNKAVVTLQTDSYLPEIRYTLNGDEPTAASLPYNQPFEVEMPVNIRAAVFRNGKLHSKVSATAILRNSK from the coding sequence ATGAAGATGAAAGCATTCATCGGGATGTGGCTGATGGCCGTCCTGACAGCCGCTACGGTTTACGCCGTACCTGCGGCAGACACTTCTATTTCCGTTATTCCCGCGCCCCAGCACGTCAGGCATAGCAACGGCCAGTTTACGCTGAACGCGCAAACGCGGATCGTTGCCGAACCAGGCGATGAAGCGTTGCAGCAGGTTGCCCGTGACCTGGCGGACGCCATCCTGCGGCAAAGCGGGCTGCGCCTGAAAGTAACCGCCGGAAAAAGTGCGGCATCAAACGTCATTATATTACGGCTGCGGCCGGATACGCTTGGCGACGAAGGCTACCGGCTCCGGGTGCAACCAGGGCTCGCTTCCATTACGGCGTCCAGGCCGGCCGGCGCGTTTTATGCAATGCAGACTTTATTGCAATTGTTGCCAGTTCAGGCTCGTGCGAAACCAGTTTTACCCGTGCTCGAAATCATAGACAGTCCGCGTTTCGGCTGGCGCGGGCTGATGCTGGACGTGGGCAGGTACTACTACCCCGTTTCCTACATCAAGCAGTATCTCGATTACATGGCCATGCACAAGCTCAACACATTCCACTGGCACCTCACGGAAGACCACGGCTGGCGCATCGAGATCAAAAAATACCCGCGGCTGACAGCTGTCGGCGCCTGGCGGAACGGCACCCAGATTACCAACAACCGCATCAACCACCAGCCGCATGGCGGGTTTTACACGCAGGAAGAAGTGAAGGAAGTGGTTGCCTACGCACAATCTAAATTTATTACCGTAGTGCCGGAGATTGAAATGCCGGGCCACAGCATGGCGGCGCTGGCGGCATACCCGGAACTTTCCTGCACCGGGGGGCCGTTCGAGATGCCTGTGAACTGGGGAATCCGGAAAGAAGTATTCTGCGCCGGCAATGAGAAAACGTTTGCTTTCCTGGAGGATGTTTTAAGCGAAGTGGCGGAGCTATTTCCAGGGCAAACCATCCATATCGGCGGCGACGAGTGCCCGAAAGACCGGTGGAAGGCTTGCGCCCGCTGCCAGGAAAGGATCAAAAGCAACAAGTTGAAAGATGAACATGAGCTGCAAAGCTATTTCATCACCCGCATCGAAAAATTCCTCCAGTCGAAAGGCAAGCGCATCATCGGTTGGGACGAAATCCTGGAAGGCGGGCTGGCGCCAAATGCAGCCGTGATGTCGTGGCGGGGCACCCAGGGCGGAATCCAGGCGGCGAAGCTGTTGCATCCGGTGGTGATGACGCCCAACCATTTCATGTACTTCGATTACTACCAGGGCGAACATTACCTGGAGCCCTACTGCATCAGCGGCTTTGTTCCGCTCCGCAAAGTATATGACTACGAACCGGTGCCTGCCGAACTGACGCCCGAAGAATCCAGGTTCATCCTCGGCGTTCAGGCCAACATTTGGTGCGAGTACATCCACAGCCCGGAAAGAGCCACGTACATGACCTTCCCGCGCGCAGCCGCCCTCGCAGAAACCGGCTGGAGCAGCAAAAACCGTAAGCAATGGGACGATTTCACCCGCAGGATGGAAACCCAATACTTGCGGTACGAACAGGCTGGAATCGGGTACGCCGCCAGCGCCTACAACGTGGCGTTCAGCGTGCAAAAGGATTCCGCCAGGAACAAAGCCGTCGTAACCTTACAGACAGACAGCTACCTGCCGGAAATCCGTTATACGCTCAACGGAGACGAACCCACGGCCGCATCTCTTCCCTACAACCAGCCTTTCGAAGTGGAGATGCCCGTCAACATCCGGGCAGCGGTTTTCCGGAACGGGAAACTTCATAGCAAAGTGAGCGCCACCGCCATATTGCGCAATTCCAAATAA
- a CDS encoding aspartate aminotransferase family protein codes for MKKFQYMQSAALLERAKKVLAGGVSSEFRKYNHPHALFYTHGSGSRIYDADGNEYLDFTLSQGPLILGHSHPRVLSAVQEYSAGGQLFAGQHIRELELAEQLQRLIPSAEIMRFCLDGSEAVQTAFRVARAKTGRPKFLRFEGHYHGWLDNVSWGISAPDATAAGSRNAPAAHAWSAGLPAGARDEFIILPWNDLPLLQSTLAERHGEIAAVITEPVMCNNGCILPQPGFLEGMRALCDTYGIALIFDEVITGFRLSLGGAQQYFNITPDLSVFAKAMASGYPISAIVGKRAWMDQITEGRVVHAGTMNAGNPTIAAAQATLQVLEETQPYERIFRYGQMLMSGLRRAAGRTGHQMTVSGPGPMFHTGFSGQPAIREYRDTLDFDRGLLALFISGMHDRGIRIIGRGLWYISAAHTEADIHLAVDTAEEVLGNMQHNQ; via the coding sequence ATGAAAAAATTTCAATACATGCAATCTGCCGCTTTGCTGGAAAGAGCGAAGAAAGTGCTGGCAGGCGGCGTTTCCTCTGAATTCAGAAAATACAACCACCCGCATGCCTTGTTCTATACACACGGATCGGGCAGCAGGATTTACGACGCAGACGGCAACGAGTACCTCGACTTCACGCTCAGCCAGGGCCCCCTCATCCTGGGACACTCGCATCCGAGGGTGTTGTCGGCCGTACAGGAATATTCCGCCGGCGGACAACTGTTTGCCGGCCAGCATATCCGCGAGTTAGAACTGGCGGAGCAATTGCAGCGGCTGATCCCGTCAGCGGAGATCATGCGCTTCTGCCTCGACGGATCAGAAGCGGTGCAAACCGCCTTCCGCGTGGCAAGGGCGAAAACCGGGCGGCCGAAGTTCCTTCGGTTCGAAGGGCACTATCATGGCTGGCTGGATAACGTGAGTTGGGGGATTTCCGCCCCGGACGCAACGGCCGCGGGCAGCAGGAATGCGCCCGCAGCACATGCATGGTCAGCCGGGTTGCCCGCCGGGGCGAGGGATGAATTCATCATCCTGCCCTGGAACGACCTTCCGTTACTGCAATCCACGCTGGCGGAGCGCCACGGCGAGATTGCCGCCGTTATCACGGAACCGGTAATGTGCAATAACGGTTGCATTCTTCCGCAGCCGGGCTTCCTGGAAGGGATGCGCGCGCTTTGCGACACTTACGGCATCGCGTTGATTTTCGATGAAGTGATTACCGGCTTCCGGCTGTCGTTAGGCGGGGCCCAGCAATATTTCAACATTACACCCGACCTGTCCGTTTTCGCCAAGGCCATGGCAAGCGGTTACCCCATCAGCGCTATTGTAGGCAAGCGCGCGTGGATGGACCAGATCACGGAGGGGAGGGTGGTGCATGCCGGCACGATGAATGCCGGCAATCCCACCATCGCTGCGGCGCAGGCCACGCTGCAGGTGCTGGAAGAAACGCAGCCGTACGAGCGGATCTTCCGGTATGGCCAAATGTTGATGAGCGGGCTGCGCCGCGCAGCCGGGCGCACCGGGCATCAAATGACGGTATCCGGACCAGGGCCCATGTTCCACACGGGCTTCTCCGGGCAGCCAGCTATCCGCGAATACCGCGACACACTGGACTTCGACCGGGGGCTGCTCGCGCTATTCATTTCCGGCATGCACGACCGCGGCATTAGGATCATCGGCCGCGGGCTCTGGTACATCAGCGCCGCGCATACGGAAGCGGATATACACCTGGCGGTGGACACGGCGGAGGAAGTCCTTGGAAACATGCAGCATAACCAGTAA
- a CDS encoding AsmA-like C-terminal region-containing protein, whose amino-acid sequence MPKFRLPKKRVFRVLIITVAVFLLLIAAAAIVLFTQQQRITAMAVAELNKQFKGELSVGSSNITLFKNFPNISIALHDVRFFPDKSRRGQPLYEVEHLYVGFSLPGLLSGKYHVRRLFLKGGYVELVRERNGNFNIVEAKTVQPSSPSTPTSDSAALDIDLRKMVIRDLRIAYLDKASGQRIASQIDKLTASFKNNVTELSVGLDADLEADATSPADTTFFRHKHLVLDIHANYNKTTRALRIPTGSIRLQDAAFRLEGTATLGTPAQVDFTVKGDKPDMNLLAAFIPGDAAAMLEPFRYDGRIYFDGRIKGILAKDTLPLIDVAFGCEDAWFLNQKAGKKVDSLGFRGTYTNGEGHSLRTSEIRLSNVAARPGKGIFAGNFVIRDFTDPKVVLQLKSELELGFVGEFLGIPDLQHITGTVKLDMDIKELTDLDLPEQYLGQLKDGVQSELSVKGLSFRIPGYPHPVRDMHLHAEMRNGRVVLDTLGLRVGGSDFRASGSISDILALIHTPDKPVTMRLRAGSNAIRMTDIFAADTALARKATEEIRGFRLDVSLSTSVRQLRNPAPLPKGTLTLHQLGAAFKVYPHAFKDIGATLNIEDTSLTLREFKGNIDGSDFRMSARVNNYAMWFKPVKKGKTMVAFDFKSARLAMDDILGPRSRQLIPPGYQKEEGANIWLRAKADLRFDTTFRFAKIKLANISGTLKQHALQLDKISGNILYGANKILRVDSLKGAIGRSDFDISFRLFNGKDSLIKNRTNYLYFRSKFIDADQLAGYDFTAQPATAASSHPNTAAKTKAPPDSSAHAKAFNIFKLPFPVFEVKADIGRFRYNRLWLQGVKAQLRVQEDHYIHLDTLGMKVAGGIVGMRGYLNGSDPEKIYFRSRIKVNNVDMEKMLIKLDHFGQDLVINKNIKGRLSGNIRSHVQIHPDFVPILHDTKAELDVEIHDGSLVDFTPMEAMAGYFKDKNLRNVRFDTLRNKLTFTNGVLNIPAMNINSSLGFMEISGKQSLDLKMEYYMRVPMKMVTQVGFQALFGGKKQHEVDMDQVDEIEYRDKDKKVRFMSIKVTGTPDDFKVGLGKAKSKS is encoded by the coding sequence ATGCCAAAGTTTAGACTGCCGAAGAAACGGGTATTTAGAGTGTTGATTATCACAGTAGCTGTCTTCCTGCTACTGATCGCCGCGGCCGCGATTGTGCTATTTACGCAGCAGCAAAGGATCACCGCCATGGCCGTCGCCGAGCTGAACAAACAGTTTAAAGGCGAGTTGTCGGTAGGCAGCAGTAATATCACCCTGTTCAAAAATTTTCCGAATATTTCCATCGCGCTGCATGACGTGCGTTTTTTCCCTGACAAATCGCGGCGCGGGCAGCCCCTGTACGAAGTGGAGCACCTGTATGTGGGTTTCAGTCTACCGGGGCTCCTCAGCGGCAAATACCATGTGCGCCGCCTGTTCCTCAAAGGCGGGTATGTAGAACTGGTCCGGGAAAGGAATGGCAATTTCAATATCGTGGAAGCTAAGACGGTACAGCCTTCCAGCCCCTCTACTCCTACCTCCGACTCCGCCGCGCTGGATATCGACTTGCGGAAAATGGTCATCCGCGATCTGCGCATCGCCTATCTCGATAAAGCCAGCGGCCAGCGCATCGCATCGCAGATCGACAAGCTAACGGCCTCCTTCAAAAACAACGTAACCGAACTTTCCGTGGGGCTGGATGCAGACCTGGAAGCGGATGCCACCAGTCCGGCAGACACCACTTTCTTCCGCCACAAGCACCTCGTGCTCGACATCCACGCCAATTACAATAAAACCACCCGCGCCCTGCGCATCCCCACCGGTAGCATCCGCCTGCAGGACGCCGCCTTCCGTCTGGAAGGCACGGCCACGCTGGGCACGCCCGCGCAGGTAGATTTCACCGTCAAAGGCGACAAGCCCGACATGAACCTGCTGGCGGCTTTCATCCCCGGAGACGCCGCGGCCATGCTGGAGCCTTTCCGTTACGACGGGCGCATTTATTTCGACGGCCGGATAAAGGGCATCCTCGCCAAAGACACCCTGCCGCTCATCGATGTAGCCTTCGGTTGCGAAGACGCGTGGTTCCTCAACCAGAAAGCCGGCAAGAAAGTCGACAGTCTTGGTTTCCGGGGCACTTACACTAACGGCGAGGGCCATTCGTTGCGTACGTCGGAGATACGGTTGTCGAATGTAGCGGCGCGCCCGGGCAAAGGGATTTTCGCGGGCAACTTCGTGATCAGGGATTTTACCGACCCCAAAGTGGTATTGCAACTCAAATCCGAACTGGAACTGGGTTTCGTAGGGGAATTCCTCGGCATCCCGGACCTGCAGCATATCACTGGCACGGTTAAACTCGATATGGACATCAAGGAACTGACGGACCTCGACCTTCCGGAACAATACCTCGGCCAGTTGAAAGACGGCGTGCAGAGCGAGCTTTCGGTGAAAGGGCTTTCCTTCCGCATCCCGGGCTACCCGCATCCCGTGCGCGATATGCACCTCCATGCGGAGATGCGCAACGGCCGGGTTGTGCTCGATACGTTGGGATTGCGCGTGGGCGGATCCGACTTCCGCGCCAGCGGCAGCATCAGCGACATCCTTGCCCTGATCCATACGCCGGACAAACCAGTTACCATGCGCCTGAGAGCCGGCAGCAACGCCATCCGGATGACGGATATTTTCGCGGCAGACACTGCCCTGGCACGCAAGGCCACGGAGGAAATCCGGGGCTTCCGGCTGGATGTTTCGCTGTCAACCTCCGTGCGCCAGCTGCGCAACCCGGCTCCCCTGCCGAAGGGGACGCTCACGCTGCACCAGCTCGGCGCGGCCTTCAAAGTATATCCGCATGCATTCAAGGATATCGGCGCTACGCTGAACATCGAAGATACTTCGCTGACATTGCGGGAATTTAAAGGAAATATCGACGGCAGCGACTTCCGCATGTCCGCCAGGGTGAACAATTACGCCATGTGGTTTAAGCCGGTAAAGAAAGGGAAAACGATGGTGGCGTTCGATTTCAAATCGGCACGGTTGGCGATGGACGACATCCTGGGCCCAAGGAGCCGCCAGCTGATCCCGCCCGGTTATCAAAAGGAAGAAGGCGCTAACATCTGGTTGCGGGCCAAAGCGGATCTGCGGTTCGACACCACGTTCCGCTTCGCGAAGATCAAGCTGGCCAATATTTCCGGGACGCTGAAGCAACACGCCCTTCAATTGGATAAGATCAGCGGCAATATCCTCTACGGCGCCAACAAGATACTGAGGGTGGATTCGCTCAAAGGCGCCATCGGCCGCAGTGATTTCGATATCAGCTTCCGTTTGTTCAATGGGAAAGATTCGCTCATCAAAAACCGCACAAATTATTTATACTTCCGCAGTAAATTCATCGACGCCGACCAGCTCGCGGGCTATGACTTCACCGCGCAGCCTGCTACGGCCGCATCATCCCATCCCAACACCGCCGCCAAAACAAAAGCTCCCCCGGATTCTTCAGCTCATGCGAAGGCTTTCAACATATTCAAGTTGCCTTTCCCGGTATTTGAAGTGAAAGCAGATATCGGGCGGTTCAGGTATAACCGTTTGTGGTTGCAAGGGGTAAAGGCGCAGCTTCGGGTGCAAGAAGACCATTACATCCATCTCGACACGCTGGGGATGAAAGTGGCGGGAGGCATTGTGGGCATGCGGGGTTACCTCAACGGCAGCGATCCGGAGAAAATCTACTTCCGCAGCCGTATTAAGGTGAATAATGTGGACATGGAGAAAATGCTCATCAAACTGGACCATTTCGGGCAAGACCTGGTGATTAACAAAAACATCAAGGGGCGCCTTTCCGGCAATATCCGCAGCCATGTGCAGATTCACCCCGATTTCGTGCCCATCCTGCACGACACCAAAGCTGAACTGGACGTAGAAATCCACGATGGCAGCCTGGTCGACTTTACACCCATGGAGGCCATGGCAGGCTATTTCAAAGATAAAAACCTGCGCAACGTCCGTTTCGATACGCTCCGCAACAAGCTCACTTTCACCAACGGCGTGCTCAACATCCCGGCCATGAACATAAACTCCTCGCTGGGTTTCATGGAAATTTCGGGAAAACAATCACTGGACCTGAAAATGGAATATTACATGCGCGTTCCCATGAAAATGGTGACGCAGGTCGGTTTCCAGGCGTTGTTCGGCGGAAAGAAGCAGCATGAAGTGGACATGGACCAGGTGGATGAAATTGAGTACCGCGACAAGGACAAAAAAGTGCGCTTCATGAGTATTAAAGTAACCGGTACGCCGGACGATTTCAAAGTAGGATTGGGAAAGGCGAAAAGTAAATCCTGA
- a CDS encoding membrane dipeptidase, with the protein MKAAFIIDAHLDLAMNAIEWNRDLALPLDQIRQREMHMKDKPDRGRGTVCLPELRKGRIGLVVATQLARYTPPGSALPGWHSPQQAWAMTQAQLSWYREMEALGEMVQIRDLTGLDAHLQLWDNDAVPDEQKPVGYILSLEGADSLVDISYLHRAHAYGLRAIGLSHFGPGRYAPGTKMTGSLTPQGVELLQEMDKLRLILDVTHLTDEGFFQAMDLYQGPVWASHHNVRKIVPNQRQLNDDQIRLLIERDAVIGGMLDCWAMDIRFIDTVSDPWQLDIRLEHLVDHWDHICQLAGNSRHVAIGSDLDGIFGTEQSPWDLHSIASLQNFTGILSRRGYAQADIDNILHGNWLRFLRKAWAT; encoded by the coding sequence ATGAAAGCTGCGTTTATCATCGATGCCCATCTCGACCTGGCCATGAATGCCATCGAATGGAACCGCGATCTCGCCCTGCCACTGGATCAAATCCGCCAGCGCGAAATGCATATGAAAGACAAGCCCGACCGTGGCCGCGGTACCGTTTGCCTTCCTGAACTGCGGAAAGGTAGGATCGGATTGGTGGTAGCCACGCAGCTGGCGCGTTACACACCGCCGGGGAGCGCCCTTCCGGGCTGGCATTCCCCGCAACAAGCCTGGGCAATGACCCAGGCGCAACTGTCGTGGTACCGCGAAATGGAAGCGCTCGGTGAGATGGTGCAAATCCGCGATCTCACAGGACTCGACGCACACCTGCAACTGTGGGACAACGACGCCGTCCCCGACGAGCAGAAGCCCGTCGGCTACATCCTGAGCCTCGAAGGCGCCGATTCGCTGGTGGATATTTCCTATCTTCACCGGGCACACGCTTACGGATTGCGGGCCATCGGCCTGTCGCATTTCGGACCAGGGAGATACGCTCCAGGCACCAAAATGACCGGGTCGCTTACACCGCAAGGCGTTGAACTGCTACAGGAAATGGATAAACTCCGCCTGATCCTCGATGTCACGCATCTTACCGACGAAGGCTTCTTCCAGGCGATGGACCTTTACCAGGGCCCCGTCTGGGCCAGTCATCATAACGTCCGCAAGATCGTGCCGAACCAACGGCAACTGAACGACGATCAAATCCGGCTGCTCATTGAAAGGGATGCCGTTATCGGCGGGATGCTTGATTGCTGGGCGATGGATATCCGTTTTATCGACACCGTTTCCGATCCCTGGCAGCTCGATATCCGGCTCGAGCACCTGGTGGACCACTGGGATCATATCTGCCAGTTGGCCGGAAACAGTCGGCATGTGGCGATCGGTAGCGATCTCGACGGGATTTTCGGAACGGAGCAATCGCCCTGGGACCTTCATTCTATCGCCAGCCTGCAAAATTTCACCGGAATTCTTTCCCGCAGGGGCTATGCGCAAGCGGATATCGATAATATCCTTCACGGCAACTGGCTGCGGTTCCTGCGCAAAGCCTGGGCAACATGA
- a CDS encoding 3-hydroxyacyl-CoA dehydrogenase NAD-binding domain-containing protein, with translation MKPLLVSGTGPLAAGITVCLLQAGHPVTHCTANPESDGNLIDRLRKAEAKHGRPDLEAQSPILGGLPENPDGFAAAIIAAPECADTKKNRIAELEAFLPPDAIIAVNTESIALSRLQEGARHPGRIIGANWADPAHTTLFLEMIVNTACKEASAHAFRDMAIGWGKDPYVVPGDEGIRSRMMSAMAREAFFLVSNGYASVEDIDRACRNDAGYYLPFAGNFRYMDLMGPYAYGLVMEDLNPGLDRSEGPPAWMEQLLHQGNTGMDAGKGFYEYGEGEAEKWASVFSRFSYRIRQLMHRYPFGDNEKTEP, from the coding sequence ATGAAACCGCTGCTTGTATCCGGGACTGGCCCGCTGGCAGCCGGCATCACCGTTTGCCTGTTGCAGGCGGGCCATCCGGTCACGCACTGCACCGCAAATCCCGAATCTGATGGCAACCTCATCGACCGGTTGCGGAAAGCGGAAGCGAAACACGGAAGACCGGATCTCGAGGCGCAAAGTCCCATTCTCGGCGGTTTGCCGGAAAACCCTGACGGATTCGCCGCCGCCATCATCGCGGCGCCGGAATGTGCGGACACCAAGAAAAACAGGATCGCCGAACTGGAAGCTTTCCTTCCTCCGGACGCCATTATTGCCGTCAATACCGAGAGCATCGCGCTCAGCCGGTTGCAGGAAGGCGCGCGCCATCCCGGCCGGATCATCGGCGCCAACTGGGCGGATCCCGCCCATACCACCCTTTTCCTGGAAATGATCGTGAATACCGCCTGCAAGGAGGCGAGTGCGCATGCTTTCCGGGATATGGCCATCGGATGGGGGAAGGATCCTTACGTGGTGCCCGGCGACGAAGGGATCCGTTCGCGGATGATGAGCGCAATGGCGCGTGAGGCGTTTTTTCTGGTGAGCAACGGGTACGCGTCTGTAGAAGACATCGACCGCGCATGCCGGAACGACGCCGGTTATTATCTGCCCTTCGCCGGTAATTTCAGGTACATGGATCTCATGGGCCCCTACGCATACGGTCTCGTGATGGAAGATCTGAATCCCGGCCTCGATCGCAGCGAAGGGCCGCCGGCCTGGATGGAGCAACTGCTGCATCAGGGTAACACCGGGATGGATGCGGGAAAAGGATTTTATGAGTACGGAGAAGGCGAGGCGGAAAAATGGGCTTCCGTTTTCAGCCGTTTCAGCTACCGCATACGGCAACTCATGCACCGGTATCCTTTCGGCGATAATGAAAAAACTGAACCATGA